A stretch of Gammaproteobacteria bacterium DNA encodes these proteins:
- a CDS encoding potassium transporter Kup: MSRPASQFIRGEHTAGYSRYLVLGALGVVFGDIGTSPLYAIRECFLAHEQLSITHDNVLGILSLIFWVLILVISIKYVALMLRADNRGEGGNLALMALVVGRTRKRAPARPLFIFLGLVGTSLLFADAMITPAISVLSAVEGLQVESHLFHPVIIPLSLIILVLLYVGQHYGTARIGGIFGPIVLLWFMVLALIGLQSIWQTPAVLQALNPYYALGFFTNNGWLAFMVMGSVFLVVTGGEALYADMGHFGRVPIQIAWTFVALPSLLLNYFGQGALLLRAPEAASNLFYQTVPAWGVLPMVLLATMATIIASQATISGAFSVANSAIQLGYCPRLEVQQTSAKSIGQIYVPMVNWVFMLGTAALVLGFRNSSRLAAAYGVAVSTTMLATTLFLYFVTRRIWRWPRWLALTLLTPFLGIDAIFFTSNLLKIPAGGWMPVVVGVVIFTLMDTWKKGRDLLVHKVAEEHFSIELFLESLTGRNAPVRVIGTAVFLTARNAGIPRAMLHNMKHNKVLHETVILLTVDTERIPYMPPEERIEIEPVGGGLIRVTVNYGFLERPDLPRVLEETVTPHFRYDPMDTTFFLGRETILAGTAPSTLSLWRRQLFAVMSRNALSAARFFRLPPNRVVEVGYQVEI; the protein is encoded by the coding sequence GATACAGCCGGTATCTGGTGCTGGGCGCGCTGGGCGTGGTGTTCGGCGACATCGGTACCAGCCCATTGTATGCCATCCGCGAGTGTTTCCTTGCGCATGAACAACTCTCCATCACACACGATAACGTGCTCGGGATACTGTCGCTGATTTTCTGGGTTCTCATACTGGTCATCTCCATAAAGTACGTCGCCTTGATGTTGCGGGCGGACAACCGCGGTGAAGGCGGTAACCTGGCATTGATGGCGCTGGTGGTGGGACGCACCCGCAAACGCGCGCCTGCGCGCCCGTTGTTCATCTTCCTGGGGTTGGTCGGCACTTCGCTGCTGTTCGCCGATGCGATGATTACGCCGGCCATCTCGGTGTTGAGCGCGGTTGAGGGTTTGCAGGTCGAGAGCCACCTGTTTCATCCTGTCATTATTCCGTTGTCATTAATCATATTGGTGCTTCTGTATGTGGGACAGCACTACGGCACTGCCCGCATTGGCGGCATCTTCGGCCCCATTGTGTTGCTCTGGTTCATGGTTTTGGCGCTCATCGGTTTGCAATCCATCTGGCAGACGCCCGCGGTATTACAGGCGCTCAACCCTTACTATGCCCTGGGTTTTTTCACGAACAATGGCTGGCTGGCCTTCATGGTGATGGGTTCGGTGTTTCTGGTGGTCACTGGCGGGGAGGCGCTGTATGCGGACATGGGACATTTTGGGCGCGTACCCATCCAGATCGCGTGGACCTTCGTGGCACTGCCCAGCCTGTTGCTGAATTATTTCGGTCAGGGCGCATTGTTGCTGCGCGCGCCGGAGGCCGCGAGCAACCTCTTTTACCAGACCGTGCCCGCCTGGGGCGTGTTGCCCATGGTGTTGCTGGCGACGATGGCCACGATCATTGCCTCACAGGCGACGATCTCCGGTGCCTTTTCCGTCGCCAATTCCGCGATACAATTGGGTTATTGCCCGCGCCTGGAAGTCCAGCAGACTTCGGCAAAATCCATCGGACAGATCTACGTGCCGATGGTGAACTGGGTGTTCATGCTGGGCACGGCGGCCCTGGTATTGGGGTTCCGCAATTCGAGCCGGCTGGCGGCGGCCTACGGGGTGGCGGTGTCCACCACCATGCTGGCAACCACACTGTTCCTGTATTTTGTGACGAGACGCATATGGCGGTGGCCGCGTTGGTTGGCGCTGACACTGCTCACCCCCTTCCTTGGCATCGACGCCATATTTTTCACTTCCAACCTGCTCAAGATACCGGCCGGCGGGTGGATGCCCGTCGTTGTCGGCGTGGTAATCTTTACGCTCATGGACACATGGAAGAAAGGGCGTGATCTTTTGGTACACAAGGTGGCGGAGGAACATTTCAGCATCGAATTGTTTCTCGAAAGCCTGACGGGCAGAAATGCGCCCGTGCGTGTGATCGGTACGGCGGTGTTTCTGACCGCCAGAAACGCCGGCATCCCGCGAGCGATGCTGCATAATATGAAACACAACAAGGTGCTGCATGAAACCGTGATTCTGCTGACGGTGGACACGGAACGCATTCCCTACATGCCGCCCGAAGAGCGCATCGAGATCGAACCAGTGGGAGGAGGATTGATCCGGGTCACCGTCAACTACGGCTTCCTCGAACGTCCGGACCTCCCGCGCGTGCTGGAAGAAACAGTGACGCCGCATTTTCGCTACGATCCGATGGACACCACTTTTTTCCTCGGGCGCGAGACCATACTTGCGGGAACGGCGCCTTCGACGCTGTCACTCTGGCGCCGGCAGCTGTTCGCAGTAATGTCGCGAAACGCCCTGAGCGCCGCCCGGTTCTTCCGCCTGCCGCCGAACCGCGTGGTTGAAGTCGGTTACCAGGTTGAGATCTGA
- a CDS encoding amino acid permease gives MRRSLFRTKPLTGDDYSGSGLRRCLTAFDLTLLGIGAIIGTGIFVLTGIAAATQAGPAVVLSFVVAGIACAFAALSYAELAASVGGCGSAYGYSYAAFGEIFAWIIGWDLILEYGVSVAAVANGWSGYFGKVLSIVNVTIPETLTKAPKLGGYMNLPAMGIVFLLMLLLVVGAKESARTNTIAVIIKLSTIAVFIVVALGNVHSENLTPFMPYGWFGHGEDGRPIGVLAGASLVFFAYVGFDAVSTAAEEAHYPRRDLPIGIIGSLAFCTVIYIIVSGLLTAMVPYKILNVSYPVAYALEQVGVEWATKLVSVGAFMGLTTVMLVLYYGLTRIIFAMGRDGLLPAWLGVANRYTRTPVRVIVICGLVIMVIAGFIPLGELAELVNIGTLAAFVMVCIGVIVMRRTHPDMPRPFVLPGSPLIPVLGALSCGALMIFLPVITWWRFLIWLIIGMVIFFMYSVKHSQLAHR, from the coding sequence ATGCGACGCTCCCTGTTTCGCACCAAACCCCTGACCGGTGATGACTATTCGGGCAGCGGGTTGCGCCGCTGTCTCACCGCATTCGATCTCACGTTGCTCGGCATCGGCGCCATCATCGGTACCGGTATTTTCGTGCTGACCGGCATCGCGGCGGCGACGCAGGCCGGCCCCGCGGTGGTCCTGTCATTCGTTGTCGCCGGCATCGCCTGCGCCTTCGCGGCGCTGTCCTATGCGGAACTGGCGGCGAGCGTCGGTGGCTGTGGCAGCGCCTATGGCTACAGTTACGCCGCCTTCGGCGAGATCTTCGCCTGGATCATCGGCTGGGATCTGATCCTCGAATACGGCGTGTCGGTGGCAGCGGTGGCCAACGGCTGGTCGGGCTATTTCGGCAAGGTGCTGAGCATCGTCAACGTCACGATCCCGGAAACATTGACCAAGGCGCCCAAGCTTGGCGGTTACATGAACCTGCCGGCCATGGGCATCGTTTTCCTGTTGATGCTGTTGCTTGTCGTCGGCGCCAAGGAGAGCGCGCGCACCAATACCATTGCAGTCATCATCAAACTGTCCACGATCGCGGTATTCATCGTCGTCGCCCTGGGCAATGTGCATTCGGAAAATCTGACGCCGTTCATGCCCTACGGCTGGTTCGGGCACGGCGAGGACGGCAGGCCGATCGGCGTCCTGGCCGGCGCATCGCTCGTGTTCTTCGCCTACGTCGGTTTCGACGCGGTTTCCACGGCGGCGGAAGAGGCGCACTATCCGCGCCGGGATCTGCCCATCGGCATCATCGGTTCGCTGGCATTCTGCACGGTGATCTACATCATTGTTTCCGGCCTGCTGACGGCCATGGTCCCGTACAAAATACTGAACGTGTCCTATCCGGTCGCGTATGCGCTGGAGCAGGTCGGCGTCGAATGGGCCACCAAACTGGTCTCGGTCGGCGCCTTCATGGGGCTGACCACCGTGATGCTGGTGCTGTACTACGGCCTCACGCGCATCATCTTCGCGATGGGCCGCGACGGCCTGCTGCCCGCATGGCTGGGGGTGGCCAATCGGTACACCCGCACGCCGGTGCGCGTGATCGTCATCTGCGGCCTCGTCATTATGGTGATTGCCGGTTTCATCCCGCTCGGCGAACTGGCGGAGCTGGTGAACATCGGCACGCTGGCCGCCTTCGTCATGGTTTGCATAGGTGTCATCGTGATGCGCCGGACCCACCCGGACATGCCGCGGCCCTTCGTGCTTCCCGGCAGTCCGCTGATCCCGGTGCTGGGGGCGTTGTCCTGCGGCGCCCTGATGATTTTTCTGCCGGTGATCACCTGGTGGCGGTTCCTGATCTGGCTGATCATCGGCATGGTGATTTTCTTTATGTATTCGGTCAAACACAGCCAGCTGGCGCACCGTTAG
- the mtgA gene encoding monofunctional biosynthetic peptidoglycan transglycosylase, with protein MRTILTRLFKYACLVLVLMIGISVLAVYAIRQYPPPTSAFMLRASVLAAMDGRNDYVTHYQWMDMDRLPPIAGLAMVAAEDQLFLEHHGFDVESMEEALQRNAEGHRLRGASTISQQVAKNLFLWPGRSFVRKGLEAWFTVLLEWLLPKRRILEIYLNVAQFGEGIYGVTAAAQHYFHKSPLELAPVDYALLAAVLPNPLRLRVDKPSIYVRTRQIWILGQMRHLGPGYMEKL; from the coding sequence ATGCGCACAATTCTGACACGCCTATTCAAGTACGCCTGTCTTGTTCTGGTGCTGATGATCGGTATTTCGGTGCTGGCTGTATACGCGATACGCCAGTATCCGCCGCCCACCAGCGCCTTCATGCTGCGCGCGTCAGTGCTGGCGGCCATGGATGGACGCAATGACTATGTCACGCATTATCAATGGATGGACATGGATCGCCTGCCGCCGATTGCGGGCCTGGCGATGGTGGCCGCGGAAGATCAACTTTTCCTGGAGCATCATGGCTTCGATGTGGAATCCATGGAGGAGGCCCTCCAGCGCAACGCGGAGGGCCATCGACTGCGAGGCGCCAGCACCATCAGCCAGCAGGTTGCCAAGAACCTGTTCCTGTGGCCGGGCAGGAGTTTCGTGCGCAAGGGGCTGGAGGCCTGGTTCACTGTGCTGCTGGAATGGCTGCTGCCCAAGCGGCGCATTCTGGAAATTTATCTCAACGTCGCCCAGTTCGGCGAAGGCATTTACGGTGTCACGGCGGCGGCACAGCACTATTTTCACAAATCACCGCTGGAACTCGCGCCCGTCGATTACGCCCTGCTGGCGGCGGTGTTGCCCAATCCGTTGCGTCTGCGGGTGGACAAGCCCTCGATCTACGTGCGCACGCGTCAGATCTGGATATTGGGCCAGATGCGGCATCTGGGACCGGGCTACATGGAGAAACTCTAA